Proteins encoded in a region of the Balaenoptera musculus isolate JJ_BM4_2016_0621 chromosome 5, mBalMus1.pri.v3, whole genome shotgun sequence genome:
- the BBS12 gene encoding Bardet-Biedl syndrome 12 protein isoform X2, with the protein MVMACRVINKRRHMGLQQLSSFAETGRTFLGPVKSSKFIIDEECHETVLISSTVRLLESLDLTSAVGQLLNEAIQAQSNTYRTGTSTLLFLVGAWSSAAEECLHLGVPISLIVSVMSEGLNSCIEEVVSLQVPIHNVFDRMVNTKTFSGPETFSVSVHPFLQIPSGTGLIQKERDLKDVASQSLAIYSLSGRPVKSPQLFRSQAKVEADENTSQTPQTLKNSPLADTRCRKSVLTHSRHFSRTGNNQWISKPDGFLEQLSAATPKTYRCDDLVELEVGLSHGGHSSMKLVDEAVRLQYQNAGMQQGSCTMPFLFDISRIFTCCLPGLPETFSCVCPGYITVVSISSTTLIKELQNQPIRVVLVEGDLTENYRHLGFNKSASIKTVSESLKLQQDGSEELWTDHVLQVLIKFNVNLVLAQGNVSECLLEKCTDNKRLVIGSVNGNVMQAFAEASGAVQVAYITQVNENCVGNGVCVTIWRSIPFDAVDRINRMAIMLKIEGINLVTVVLTSPVTAQMQTKEDTFWTCAYRLYHALKEQKVFLGGGAVEFLCLSHLQILAEQSVKKGNQGCSGWLHNTSSWLASSVTQYRPTVLKCLANGWRRYLSTLLYNTASYSSEFEASTFIQHHLQNAADSGSPSSYVLNEYSKLNSGILNSDISDKLEQIPRVYDVVTPKIEAWRRALDLVLLVLQTDSEIITGLGHTQINLQESEGILFL; encoded by the coding sequence ATGGTGATGGCTTGCAGGGTCATAAACAAAAGAAGGCACATGGGACTTCAACAGCTTTCATCGTTTGCAGAAACAGGAAGAACTTTCCTAGGCCCAGTAAAATCATCCAAATTTATTATAGATGAAGAGTGTCATGAAACTGTGTTAATCAGTTCAACAGTAAGGCTTCTTGAAAGTTTGGATTTAACCAGTGCAGTGGGACAACTTCTCAATGAAGCCATTCAAGCACAAAGTAACACATACAGAACTGGAACCAGTACTCTTTTGTTTCTTGTTGGTGCATGGAGCAGTGCTGCTGAAGAGTGTCTTCATTTGGGTGTCCCCATTTCATTAATAGTGTCTGTAATGTCAGAAGGCTTGAATTCATGCATTGAAGAGGTAGTTTCCCTTCAAGTACCTATCCACAATGTATTTGACCGTATGGTTAACACAAAGACATTTTCTGGACCTGAAACATTTAGTGTCAGCGTAcacccttttctccaaatcccttCAGGTACTGGTTTGATACAGAAAGAGCGTGATCTCAAAGATGTTGCCTCTCAGTCATTGGCCATTTACAGTCTTTCTGGGAGACCTGTTAAATCGCCTCAACTCTTTAGGTCTCAGGCTAAGGTTGAAGCAGATGAAAACACATCACAAACTCCTCAGACTCTGAAAAACAGTCCGCTTGCAGACACCCGCTGCAGGAAGTCAGTACTAACCCACAGTAGACATTTTAGTAGGACAGGTAATAATCAATGGATAAGCAAACCAGATGGATTTCTAGAACAACTTAGTGCAGCTACTCCCAAGACTTATAGATGTGATGATTTGGTGGAGTTGGAGGTGGGTTTGAGTCACGGAGGTCACAGCAGCATGAAGTTAGTAGATGAAGCAGTACGGCTACAATATCAGAACGCAGGTATGCAACAAGGCAGCTGTACAATGCCATTTCTTTTTGACATTTCAAGAATCTTCACTTGCTGCTTACCGGGTTTGCCTGAAACTTTTTCTTGTGTCTGTCCAGGATATATCACTGTTGTATCAATATCTAGTACTACTCTGATCAAGGAATTGCAGAATCAGCCTATCCGGGTAGTTCTTGTTGAAGGTGATCTCACAGAGAATTATCGCCACCTGGGATTTAATAAGTCTGCAAGTATTAAAACAGTATCAGAAAGCTTGAAGCTTCAACAAGATGGCTCAGAAGAACTGTGGACAGATCATGTGTTACAGGTATTAATCAAGTTCAATGTGAACCTTGTCCTGGCACAAGGAAATGTGTCTGAATGCTTACTTGAAAAATGCACAGACAACAAGAGGTTGGTAATTGGATCAGTGAATGGCAATGTAATGCAGGCTTTTGCAGAGGCTTCAGGAGCAGTGCAGGTGGCCTACATTACACAAGTAAATGAAAACTGTGTGGGCAATGGTGTCTGTGTGACCATCTGGAGAAGCATTCCCTTCGATGCTGTAGATCGGATCAACAGAATGGCAATCATGTTAAAAATAGAAGGAATTAATTTGGTGACAGTAGTGCTGACTAGTCCAGTCACTGCCCAGATGCAAACCAAAGAAGATACCTTCTGGACTTGTGCCTATCGTCTGTATCATGCTCTAAAAGAGCAAAAGGTCTTCCTTGGAGGTGGCGCAGTTGAATTTTTGTGTCTTAGCCATCTTCAGATTCTTGCGGAGCAGTCTGTgaaaaaaggaaaccaaggctgTTCAGGATGGCTTCATAATACTTCCTCTTGGCTGGCCTCATCTGTGACACAGTACAGACCGACTGTGCTTAAATGCCTGGCAAATGGATGGCGCAGATACCTTTCAACTCTCCTGTATAACACTGCCAGTTACTCATCAGAATTTGAAGCCAGCACATTCATTCAGCATCATCTACAAAATGCTGCAGACTCTGGCTCTCCTTCATCTTACGTCTTGAATGAATATAGTAAACTAAATAGTGGGATTTTAAATTCAGACATTTCAGATAAACTGGAACAGATTCCAAGAGTTTATGACGTTGTTACACCAAAGATTGAGGCATGGCGCCGAGCTTTGGATTTAGTACTGTTAGTTCTTCAGACAGACAGTGAAATTATCACTGGACTTGGGCACACGCAGATAAATTTGCAGGAATCAGagggcattttatttttgtag
- the BBS12 gene encoding Bardet-Biedl syndrome 12 protein isoform X1, whose product MVMACRVINKRRHMGLQQLSSFAETGRTFLGPVKSSKFIIDEECHETVLISSTVRLLESLDLTSAVGQLLNEAIQAQSNTYRTGTSTLLFLVGAWSSAAEECLHLGVPISLIVSVMSEGLNSCIEEVVSLQVPIHNVFDRMVNTKTFSGPETFSVSVHPFLQIPSGTGLIQKERDLKDVASQSLAIYSLSGRPVKSPQLFRSQAKVEADENTSQTPQTLKNSPLADTRCRKSVLTHSRHFSRTGNNQWISKPDGFLEQLSAATPKTYRCDDLVELEVGLSHGGHSSMKLVDEAVRLQYQNAGYITVVSISSTTLIKELQNQPIRVVLVEGDLTENYRHLGFNKSASIKTVSESLKLQQDGSEELWTDHVLQVLIKFNVNLVLAQGNVSECLLEKCTDNKRLVIGSVNGNVMQAFAEASGAVQVAYITQVNENCVGNGVCVTIWRSIPFDAVDRINRMAIMLKIEGINLVTVVLTSPVTAQMQTKEDTFWTCAYRLYHALKEQKVFLGGGAVEFLCLSHLQILAEQSVKKGNQGCSGWLHNTSSWLASSVTQYRPTVLKCLANGWRRYLSTLLYNTASYSSEFEASTFIQHHLQNAADSGSPSSYVLNEYSKLNSGILNSDISDKLEQIPRVYDVVTPKIEAWRRALDLVLLVLQTDSEIITGLGHTQINLQESEGILFL is encoded by the exons ATGGTGATGGCTTGCAGGGTCATAAACAAAAGAAGGCACATGGGACTTCAACAGCTTTCATCGTTTGCAGAAACAGGAAGAACTTTCCTAGGCCCAGTAAAATCATCCAAATTTATTATAGATGAAGAGTGTCATGAAACTGTGTTAATCAGTTCAACAGTAAGGCTTCTTGAAAGTTTGGATTTAACCAGTGCAGTGGGACAACTTCTCAATGAAGCCATTCAAGCACAAAGTAACACATACAGAACTGGAACCAGTACTCTTTTGTTTCTTGTTGGTGCATGGAGCAGTGCTGCTGAAGAGTGTCTTCATTTGGGTGTCCCCATTTCATTAATAGTGTCTGTAATGTCAGAAGGCTTGAATTCATGCATTGAAGAGGTAGTTTCCCTTCAAGTACCTATCCACAATGTATTTGACCGTATGGTTAACACAAAGACATTTTCTGGACCTGAAACATTTAGTGTCAGCGTAcacccttttctccaaatcccttCAGGTACTGGTTTGATACAGAAAGAGCGTGATCTCAAAGATGTTGCCTCTCAGTCATTGGCCATTTACAGTCTTTCTGGGAGACCTGTTAAATCGCCTCAACTCTTTAGGTCTCAGGCTAAGGTTGAAGCAGATGAAAACACATCACAAACTCCTCAGACTCTGAAAAACAGTCCGCTTGCAGACACCCGCTGCAGGAAGTCAGTACTAACCCACAGTAGACATTTTAGTAGGACAGGTAATAATCAATGGATAAGCAAACCAGATGGATTTCTAGAACAACTTAGTGCAGCTACTCCCAAGACTTATAGATGTGATGATTTGGTGGAGTTGGAGGTGGGTTTGAGTCACGGAGGTCACAGCAGCATGAAGTTAGTAGATGAAGCAGTACGGCTACAATATCAGAACGCAG GATATATCACTGTTGTATCAATATCTAGTACTACTCTGATCAAGGAATTGCAGAATCAGCCTATCCGGGTAGTTCTTGTTGAAGGTGATCTCACAGAGAATTATCGCCACCTGGGATTTAATAAGTCTGCAAGTATTAAAACAGTATCAGAAAGCTTGAAGCTTCAACAAGATGGCTCAGAAGAACTGTGGACAGATCATGTGTTACAGGTATTAATCAAGTTCAATGTGAACCTTGTCCTGGCACAAGGAAATGTGTCTGAATGCTTACTTGAAAAATGCACAGACAACAAGAGGTTGGTAATTGGATCAGTGAATGGCAATGTAATGCAGGCTTTTGCAGAGGCTTCAGGAGCAGTGCAGGTGGCCTACATTACACAAGTAAATGAAAACTGTGTGGGCAATGGTGTCTGTGTGACCATCTGGAGAAGCATTCCCTTCGATGCTGTAGATCGGATCAACAGAATGGCAATCATGTTAAAAATAGAAGGAATTAATTTGGTGACAGTAGTGCTGACTAGTCCAGTCACTGCCCAGATGCAAACCAAAGAAGATACCTTCTGGACTTGTGCCTATCGTCTGTATCATGCTCTAAAAGAGCAAAAGGTCTTCCTTGGAGGTGGCGCAGTTGAATTTTTGTGTCTTAGCCATCTTCAGATTCTTGCGGAGCAGTCTGTgaaaaaaggaaaccaaggctgTTCAGGATGGCTTCATAATACTTCCTCTTGGCTGGCCTCATCTGTGACACAGTACAGACCGACTGTGCTTAAATGCCTGGCAAATGGATGGCGCAGATACCTTTCAACTCTCCTGTATAACACTGCCAGTTACTCATCAGAATTTGAAGCCAGCACATTCATTCAGCATCATCTACAAAATGCTGCAGACTCTGGCTCTCCTTCATCTTACGTCTTGAATGAATATAGTAAACTAAATAGTGGGATTTTAAATTCAGACATTTCAGATAAACTGGAACAGATTCCAAGAGTTTATGACGTTGTTACACCAAAGATTGAGGCATGGCGCCGAGCTTTGGATTTAGTACTGTTAGTTCTTCAGACAGACAGTGAAATTATCACTGGACTTGGGCACACGCAGATAAATTTGCAGGAATCAGagggcattttatttttgtag